Proteins encoded by one window of Methanofastidiosum sp.:
- a CDS encoding YggU family protein has protein sequence MLEALKESRGGTIIEIEVVANSSEFHIEYNEWSKRIRLKITSPAIKGQANKEILAYFKGIFGNATIVKGEHNKKKSIFVNSTLEEVSNKLSKILK, from the coding sequence ATGTTAGAAGCGTTAAAAGAAAGTAGAGGCGGCACAATTATTGAAATTGAAGTTGTTGCAAACTCCAGTGAATTTCACATTGAATACAATGAATGGAGCAAGAGAATAAGGCTAAAAATTACATCACCTGCAATAAAAGGCCAGGCAAACAAAGAAATTCTAGCCTATTTTAAAGGTATTTTTGGGAATGCCACTATCGTAAAAGGCGAGCATAATAAAAAGAAATCTATATTTGTTAATTCTACATTAGAAGAAGTTTCTAATAAATTATCTAAAATTTTAAAATAA